CGTTTTCTTAATATTTGCAAACGGATTTTTTGTATCCGCAGAGTTTGCTTTGGTTTCAATTCGCCCTTCTCGTCTGGAAGAATTGATCAAGGAAAACCGTCCTCTCGCGCTCATTACGAAAAGAGCCGCTCAAAAGCTAAACGATATGTTGTCCGTCTGTCAGGTCGGAATTACGGTCGCCAGTCTTCTGTTAGGTTGGGTCGGAGAAGGTTACGTTTCGAGATGGCTCACGATCGTTTTGGATATGTTTGGATATTCCACGAGCGAAGCGACTATTCACGGTTTGGCGATCACCGTTTCGTTTACGATCATCACTTTTCTTCATATTCTTTTGGGAGAACTTCTTCCTAAGACGATTGCGATTCAGAATACGGAAAAGATCGCACTTTTTATCAGTATTCCGTTATTCTTTTTTTATTACGCATTTTATCCGATTACGTTTTTCTTAAACGCTCTTACTTCTCTTCTTTTGAAATGGATGGGAATTCAAGAGAATAAAAGTAGAATGATGCATTCTCCCGAAGAGTTGATGATCATCATCGAAGAACAGAACAAACAGGGAAAGATCGATCAGGAAGAATTTCAGATCATTCAAAACACGTTTCAGTTCTCGGAACATCAGGCGAAGGACGTAATGACTCATCGTCTGAGCATCATCGGAATTCCTCACGAAACGACGATGGATTCTTTGATCTCGATCATAGCGGAACATCACTTTTCAAGATATCCTATCTACGAAGGAAACACGGATAAGATCATCGGAATCATTCACGTTCAGACTTATCTTACTTGGCTTTCCAATTCCAAAAAGGGAAGAAAAGAAAAAGTCACCGCGATTATGCAGCCTCCGATCTTTGTTCCGGAAGGACTTTCGATCGAAAAGGTGATGCAGAAACTTAGAGAAAACAAACAGCACATGGCGATCGTCATCGACGAATACGGCGGCGTTTCCGGTTTGTTGACTTTGGAAGATATCATTGAAGAAATTTTCGGACAGATCAGAGACGAGACCGACGATCACGAGACCGATCCGTTTCCGGCTCAACATTCCGATAGCTTTACGATCGACGGGGAAGCCGAGTTGGATGATCTTAAAGAGATTCTCGTCGGAGTTCAGGACGAGGAAATCAGCGATATCCGAACGATTGCGGGTTTTATTCTCGGAAGATTGGAGGATATGCCTCAAGAAGGATCCACAATTTCTCTTCAATCCGGAACTCTTACCGTAGAAAAAATGGAAGGGAATAAAATTCTATTGGTACGTTTTACGAGAGGCAGTTTGAGCAATAAGGCTCAGTCTAAGAAATAATAACGGGACCATTCTATGCCTAATCCTGGAAAAGAAATACTCATTGCAGTTTCCGGAAGTATCGCCGCTTACAAAACGTGTGAGCTTGTTAGGAACCTAACTAAAGAAGGTTTTCCTGTGACGGTCATTATGACTTCTCATGCTACCGAATTTATAGGCCCGATCACCTTTGAAGCCTTAACGGGTAAAAAGGTTAGGATCGATGAGTATGAAGAAGGAATGGCTCATATCGACGCTAAGAATTCCGCTTCCGTGATGGCTATTGTTCCCGCTACCGCTAACATCATAGGGAAGATTGCGAATGGAATTGCAGACGATCTTGTAACCTCGACCTATCTCGCTGCGAATTGTCCGGTGATCGTCGCTCCTGCGATGAATCCTTTTATGTATGCTCATCCTTCCGTTCAGAGAAATTTAAAACGTCTTTCGGAAGACGGAGTTATTTTGGCCGATCCAACACACGGTGTCGTCGTATGCGGTGACGAAGGGTATGGAAAGTTAGCCGAAATCTCGATCATTCAGAAGATGATCATTGATGAGTATAGAAAAAATTCTTAGATAAAGAAAGAGAAATCAAAGAGTGGGATTTTCGAAAGCCATCATTACTTCGGGCCCGACCAGAGAATGGATCGATCCAGTCCGTTATATTTCAAACGCATCTTCAGGAAAGATGGGATTTCATATTGCCGAAGAGATTGGCAGGTGGATTCCGGAAGTCATCTATATACATGGACAGGTTCTTGAAGATTACAGATGTCCCTCGGGTTCGAAAAGAATTTCCGTTGAAACTACTTCTGAAATGAAGGACGCGGTTCTTTCTGAGATGATGGGAGATACGATTTTGATCATGGCTGCCGCTCCGGCGGACTTCCGACCAGCGGAGAGTAAGGAATCGAAAATCAAGAAAGAGGACGGAAGCGAAATTCTTCTTTTGGAGTTAGTGAAGAATCCGGATATTCTCAAGGCGGTAAGTTCTGAAATTTCGGAGAGGGAGATTTCCGGTTGTTGCTTGGTTGGTTTTGCGGCCGAAACGGATTTTTTGGAAGAACACGCATTGGGTAAGTTAAAGAGCAAGAATCTGGACTATATCGTGGGAAACTACGTAGGGAAAAATGAAAAAGGCTTTGGAGAAGTGGAGACGAGCATTGTCATCTATTCTTCTCGGGGAAAAGTGGCCGAGATTGGCCCACTTTCTAAAGAGGCCATTTCAAAGAAAATCGTTGAATTCTTAAAAACAGATACATCGAACGCTTTTGTTCGGTCCTAGATCTTGCCTGAAGGTCGGAAGACCGGTGAAAACGCGACTTCGAAAAGATTCAATTTCCTTCTAGACTAAGCCAGCCAATTTTTCCTGATCCTGGGCGAGGAGAATTACTGATTCGCAATAGGTTTCCCAGTCGGTTCTTCCAGAAGCAA
This is a stretch of genomic DNA from Leptospira tipperaryensis. It encodes these proteins:
- a CDS encoding phosphopantothenoylcysteine decarboxylase is translated as MPNPGKEILIAVSGSIAAYKTCELVRNLTKEGFPVTVIMTSHATEFIGPITFEALTGKKVRIDEYEEGMAHIDAKNSASVMAIVPATANIIGKIANGIADDLVTSTYLAANCPVIVAPAMNPFMYAHPSVQRNLKRLSEDGVILADPTHGVVVCGDEGYGKLAEISIIQKMIIDEYRKNS
- a CDS encoding phosphopantothenoylcysteine decarboxylase, whose translation is MGFSKAIITSGPTREWIDPVRYISNASSGKMGFHIAEEIGRWIPEVIYIHGQVLEDYRCPSGSKRISVETTSEMKDAVLSEMMGDTILIMAAAPADFRPAESKESKIKKEDGSEILLLELVKNPDILKAVSSEISEREISGCCLVGFAAETDFLEEHALGKLKSKNLDYIVGNYVGKNEKGFGEVETSIVIYSSRGKVAEIGPLSKEAISKKIVEFLKTDTSNAFVRS
- a CDS encoding hemolysin family protein, which encodes MELIGFFIIVFLIFANGFFVSAEFALVSIRPSRLEELIKENRPLALITKRAAQKLNDMLSVCQVGITVASLLLGWVGEGYVSRWLTIVLDMFGYSTSEATIHGLAITVSFTIITFLHILLGELLPKTIAIQNTEKIALFISIPLFFFYYAFYPITFFLNALTSLLLKWMGIQENKSRMMHSPEELMIIIEEQNKQGKIDQEEFQIIQNTFQFSEHQAKDVMTHRLSIIGIPHETTMDSLISIIAEHHFSRYPIYEGNTDKIIGIIHVQTYLTWLSNSKKGRKEKVTAIMQPPIFVPEGLSIEKVMQKLRENKQHMAIVIDEYGGVSGLLTLEDIIEEIFGQIRDETDDHETDPFPAQHSDSFTIDGEAELDDLKEILVGVQDEEISDIRTIAGFILGRLEDMPQEGSTISLQSGTLTVEKMEGNKILLVRFTRGSLSNKAQSKK